TGCAAGATGTGTTTTATAGCCAAAGAAAGAGGAATCTGCCGTTTTGTGACCTACACGTGCATCTGGATCATTTGAGAATTGGAGGTGCTCCACGTGATCTTCTACGATTTCTTTTAAGTAGTTCAACTTTTCCTTTACCTTTGGGTATTCGCGGATGCTTTCTTCTTTTTCCACGACGTCAATTACTTTTTGGCAATAGTCCAGTTCATCCACTAATTCGTTTGTCGTTGTTTTTGGCGGGAATTTATCTTTCATGTTTTCATTGATCTGATAAACTGCCTTCCGCAATAGCTTAGACTTCTCCATCAAAATTTCTTTTGGTGATTGTTGATTGAATCGTGATTTTGTGTGGGTAGCATCCACAATAATTGATCGGCTCTTAATGATTTCTTTTTCCAATGCGATTTCCACTGTTTTTTGAATCAGCATGTCGAGCAGGTTCACGTCTTTCAACCGGAGTTTACGAAACTTCGTGAGTGAACTAGGATTGATGACCTCATCTTCAGGCGCCATATCTAAGAAGTATTTGAGGGACATATCATATTTAGAACGTTCTACGACATCGACATCTGATAAATCAAAGATCGATTTTAGTAATAAATACTTGAACATACGAATGGGAGGCACGGCATTGCGACCATTATCCAGGCAATATTTATTCTGTAATTCTTCATGAACAAAGGAAAAATCTACGAGGTCATTTATTTGTCGTAGCATATTATCTTTAGGTACGACGATATCGTAAATAGCCATAAATGGAC
The window above is part of the Paenibacillus sp. FSL K6-0276 genome. Proteins encoded here:
- a CDS encoding IS1182 family transposase; protein product: MISNQQSLNLSPFMAIYDIVVPKDNMLRQINDLVDFSFVHEELQNKYCLDNGRNAVPPIRMFKYLLLKSIFDLSDVDVVERSKYDMSLKYFLDMAPEDEVINPSSLTKFRKLRLKDVNLLDMLIQKTVEIALEKEIIKSRSIIVDATHTKSRFNQQSPKEILMEKSKLLRKAVYQINENMKDKFPPKTTTNELVDELDYCQKVIDVVEKEESIREYPKVKEKLNYLKEIVEDHVEHLQFSNDPDARVGHKTADSSFFGYKTHLAMNDERIITAAVITTGEKSDGKQLQSLVTKSRKTGMEIDTIIGDTAYSEKENIQYAHENGLQLVSKLHPLITQGKRKKENEFEFNKDAGMYVCKAGQMATRRARTGTKNVGANQVDTYYFDIDKCKQCPLKEGCYKEGAKSKTYSISIKSTEHSEQHAFQEGEYFKEKSKERYKIEAKNSELKHRHGYDVATSSGLVGMHMQGAMAIFAVNLKRILTLIK